CCAGAGCGACCACTGGGACCGGGTGAGGGGCTCGGGGGGGATTCCTGAGGGGGGGCCCGGTTCTGAGGTCGGGGTTAACCCCGCGCTCTGTCCCCCCCAGGCCATCAGCGGGTACCGGGAGACGGAGCGGGGCctgcggggggcggcggggcgggcgctgcTGCTCCGGGTCACCCCCGCCttccccgcccgccgccccccccgGCCCAGCGCCCACGTCCTGGACCTGCTGCCCGGGGGCCGGGTGGGGCCGCATGTGGACAGCGTCAaggtgcggggctggggctCCCGGGAGCTTCCCGCGGGGattctgggggggtttggggggtcccagggtggttttgaggggtcccaggggggttttaaggggtctcaggggggttttaaggggtctcaggtgtgtctGTCCCCACTTTGGCTCCCGCAGTTCTGCGGCTGCACCATCGCGGGGCTCCCGGGAGCTTCCCGCGGGGATttcggggggttttgggggtcccagggtgattttgaggggtctcaggtgtgtctGTCCCCCCTTTACCTCCcgcggggattttgggggtcccagggtgatttTGAGGGGTCTCAGGTATGTCTGTCCCCCCTTTACCTCCcgcggggattttgggggtccccgcTGGTTTTGAGGGGTCCGAGGGTGGTTTTGAGGGGTCTCAGGATGGTTttgaggggtctcaggtgtgtccGTCCCCTACCTTTGCCTCCCGCAGTTCTGCGGCTGCACCATCGCGCATCGCGCCATCTGCCGCGGGGATttcggggggttttggggggtctcagggtggttttggggggtctcaggtgtgtctGACCCCGTTTGCCTCCCGCAGTTCTGCGGCTGCACCATCGCGGGGCTGTCGctgctgggggggttttggggggtcccaggatggttttgggggtctcagggtggtttttgggggtcccagggtggttttgggggtctcagggtgtttttgggggtctcagggtgtttttggggggtcccagggtggttttggaGGTCCCAGTGTGGTTTTGAGGGGTCCCAGTGTGGTTTtgaggggtctcagggtggttttggggggtctcaggtgtgtctGACCCCGTTTGGCTCCCGCAGTTCTGCGGCTGCACCATCGCGGGGCTGTCGCtgctggggggattttgggggtcccagggtggttttgaggggtcccagggtggttttggggggtctcaggggggttttggggggtcccagggtggttttgaggggtctcagggtggttttgaggggtctcagggtggttttggggggtctcaggttgtttttgggggtctcagggtgattttcaggggtctcaggtgtgtctGACCCCGTTTGCCTCCCGCAGTTCTGCGGCTGCACCATCGCGGGGCTGTCGCTGCCGCGGGGATttcggggggttttgggggtctcagggtggttttgggggtcccaggatggttttgaggggtctcagggtggttttggggggtctcagggtggttttgggggtctcaggtgtgtctGACCCCGTTTGCCTCCTGCAGTTCTGCGGCTGCACCATCTCGGGGCTGTCGCtgctggggggattttgggggtcccatggtggttttggggtggttttggggggtctcaggtgtgtctGACCCCGTTTGGCTCCCGCAGTTCTGTGGCTGCACCATCGCGGGGCTGTCGCTGCTGTCCCCCAGTGTCCTGCGGCTCCGGAGCCTGCGGGACCCCCAGgactggctggagctgctgctggagccgggGTCTCTCTACGTGCTccggtgggtttgggggggcccTGGGGACCCCTGAGTGGGGTTGAGAACCCCCTGACCCCCCGATCCCCCCCAGGGGTGCTGCCAGGTACGAGTTCACCCACGAGATCCTCCCGGACGAGGAATCGTTCTTCGGGGGGCTCCGGGTGCCGCGGGGGCGCCGGGTGGCCCTGATCTTCCGCAACGACCCCCCcggtgagacccccaaaccccccgggacccctcacACCAGCCCCTTCTGGGGTAACAGCCCCCCCAGGTCCTGAGCCCCCCAATTCCCCTGAAGACCCCAAACCGCTTGGGgagcccccaaaacccaccaGGGACACCCcgaaatccccccaggaccccctgaacatccccaggaacccccaaagaCCCTCCAAAGCCCCCCCTGACCGTCACCGTTTCCCCCTCACCCCAGAGACGCCTCCGGAGCCTCTCAGCGACCTCCCGGCGTTTATtgaggacccccaggaccctccagcCCCCAAATGAGCCCCCAATAAACAGCGATTCCCCCACACTCGGCTCTTGGGGGGCTCTTCTGGGGGCTCTTGGAGGGGGAGGAGCTTTTggggaacccccaaacccccccgagCCGACAGCCGGGGGGAGCTTTTGGGGGTGGGATGGTTGGAGGGACCCCCAACGCCCCCCCCACAGACGgggaggagttttggggggggagTTTTAAGGGGGGGAGTTTTAGgggaggagttttggggggggagTTTTAAgggaggagttttggggggggagttttgggggggagTTTTaaggggggagttttgggggggggagttttgggggggagTTTTAAGGGAGGAGTTTtaggggggagttttgggggggggagttttggggggaggAGTTTTaaggggggagttttgggggggagTTTTGAGGGAGGAGTTTTAAGGGGGGGAGTTTCggggggggagttttgggggagCTGTTTCGGAGTCActtctggcagcctcggggGGGTCGGGGGTGATTTGGGTCGGGGGTCTCACCCCAGGCAGGCGCAGGCCCCCGCCGAGAGCCGCGGCAGCCGCTGCCAGCGCAGCCCCGAGTCCAGGAACGCCACGTCCTCGTAGCGGGTGGGGCGGCAGCAGGggccccccccgggcccccccggGCCCAGCACGGCCCCCAGCGCCAGCCCGTGCAGGGTGGGGGGCGCGGGGCAGCCCCCCCCGCAGTAACGGAACACCACGGTCTCGGGGGAGGGGTaacccagccccagagcccccacCCCAACCGAGACACTGCGCAGCCCGCACGGGGGGGCGGccggggggggcgcgggggggggcGCGGCAGGGCccgggcaggaggaggaggaggaggaggaggaggaggaggaggaaggagcaggagcgTCCCAGCCTCGCCATCCTGAGCCCCCTCCCTCCGAGAATCGGCCCCGAGGGAATTTATGGGGTGCGGAGGGGGAGGGTCttgaggagggggaggggaggaggaggaggagggggaggggggaggttAACCCTGAACTCCCCAAGGAGGGGGCACTgaccccaccccccccccctccaggggaaatttgggggaggGGAATTTTAATTGGGATGGGACAATTAGTGGGAACACCATCACCCCAAAGCTGGGGGggtgagacccccgggacccccccaggggtttggggaaggCATTTGGAGACTGGAGACCCCCCCCATAGCAAAGGGGGGGAGTgagacccccagaacccccagacTCTGGGGGTGTGATGGAGACCCCCGCCAGAAAAACAgctggggggggttgggggtctCAATCCGctccccaggagccccccacccccaaataACTGGGGCCCCCCCAAAACAACTGCCCAactccccagggctgtgctggggaaaaaccccctgggggagggagggaattcGCCCctaccccaaattttgggaattttgccccaaaagaaGGGGGTTCATAGGGGGATTAATATTGGGGGGAGCCCAGAGTGCTCCTGGGGGGGTGGAACATTCCAGCACTGTGGGGAGTGTGAGCCTGGcacaaagcagaggaaaaaaagcctaaaaataGCAAAGCAtcccaattctgacccaaaaaaGCCACGGAGGTTGGAGGGGGGGAGGCTCTTCCCTGCCCCACCCTGAGACATTCCAGGGCCCCCCCGATTCCTGGGGAGGGTTTTGAGTTTgttgaggggaatttggggcaggggatggggggCAGGAAGGGGGTCGGGAATGGGGGGCAGGGattgggaaaatggggagggggtcccgtgggatttggggaggatcctcctggattttggggtccctgtcctGGAGATGCCTCTAAAGGAactgggatggctctggggggtccctgtggggtttgggggtgtgtCTGGGGCTCGGGGGTCCTGGGGCTTGGGGGGGGTCCCCTGGCTTGGGGGTCCTGTGGGTTGGGGGTCCCATGACTCGGGGGTCCTGTAACTCGGGGGTTCCCGTGACTCAGGGGTCCCGTGGCTTGGGGGGGTCTCATGGCTCGGGGGTCCCGTGACTCAGGGGTCCTGTAACTCGGGGGTCCTGTGACTTGGGGGTCCTGTGGCTCAGGGGTCCTGTAACTCGGGGGTCCTGTAACTTGGGGGTCCTGTGGCTCAGGGGTCCCCTGGCTCGGGGGTCCTGTGGGTCGGGTGTCCCGTGGCTTGGGGGTGCCCTGGCTTGGGGGTCCCGTGGGTCAGGGGGTCCCGTGGCTCGGGGGGGTTCCCATGGCTTGGGGGTCCCCTGGCTCAGGGGTCCCGTGGCTCAGGGGTCCTGTAACTCGGGGGTCCCGTGTTTCGGGGGTCCcgtgttttgggggtcccctgGCTCAGAGGGGGTCCCGTGTTTCGGGGGTCCCCTGGCTCGGGGGGGTCCCGTGTTTCAGGGGTCCCATAGCTCAGGAGGGGTCctgtgttttggggggggtcccgtaGCTCAGGGGGGGTCCCGTGTTTGGGGGGTCCCATAGCTCGGGGGGGGTCCCGTGTTTCGGGGGGTCCCCTGGCTCAGGGGGGGGTCCCGTGTTTGGGGGGTCCCATAGCTCAGGGGGGGTCCCGTGGCTCGGGGGTCCCCTGGCTCGGGGGGGTCCCGTGTTTGGGGGTCCCTACTCCTTGAGGAAGAAGTGCATCTTGTCAGCGATGAGTTTGCGCTCGGGGTCCAGGCGCTTCAGCAGCTGCGCCAGGGCGTTGACGGTGGCGTCGCTGCTCAGCCCCGTGCGCTTGGTCTGGAACTTCTTGAGCAGGTCCTTGGTGGTCATGGGCTTCCGGGACAGGTACCGGCGCACGGCCTCCTCCGTCAGCTGCACCTCcctgcggggccggggctcagcggggccgggctcagCGGGGTCCTGCAGCCCCGGGGGGTCCCACAGCCCCCCGAGCTCCCCGGGGTCCCGcagccccctgagccccccggggtcccgcagccccccgAGCTCCCCAGGGTCCCGCAGCCCTGCGGGGTCCCAcagcccccccgagcccccagcagccccccggGGTCCCACAGCCCCCCGGAGGGTCTCAcagccccctgagccccccaagcCCCGGGgggtcccgcagccccccgagccctcagcagccccccgagcccccagcagccccccagggtcccgcagccccccgggggctcccgcagccccccgagccccccgagccccccaggGTCCCacagccccccgagcccccagcagccccccgagcccccagcagccccccggggtcccgcagccccccgagcccccagcagccccccggggtcccgcagccccccaagcccccagcagccccccgagcccccagaCTCACCCGCTGCTCGGGGTCGACTTCCCGGAGTGGGGCTGGGGCGTGGATTTGCCCGAGGGGGGTCCCGGCTCCGCCTTCAGCCGcttctggggagggggctccgaCCCCCCCGGGGTCGGCCGGCGGCCTGGGGGAGATCAGGAGCTcaggggggctttggggggtccccaggagggagctgggaaatgtCCCCGCTCCACAATGTCCCTGTGACCCCTCCCCGAGTGTCCCCCACCCCCTCAAAAGTtcaccctgagacccctcaATCCCCCCCCGAttccccaaccccccccagcACTCCTGGACCCCCTTCAGTGTCTGccagcccccaaaacccctcctgggacccccaaaacccctcctgggacccccaaagcccctcccAAGTCTGCTAAAACCCctcctggaacccccaaaacccctcccgggacccccaaaacccctccaaagtcccccaaaacccctcccgggacccccaaaacccctccttggacccccaaaacccctcccgggacccccaaagcccctcccAAGTCTGCTAAaacccctcctgggacccccaaaacccctccgggacccccaaaacccctccttggacccccaaaacccctcccgggacccccaaagcccctcccAAGTCTGCTAAAACCCctcctggaacccccaaaacccctcctgggacccccaaaacccctcccgggacccccaaaacccctcctgggacccccaaaacccctcctaggacccccaaaacccctcccaagtcccccaaagcccctcctgggacccccaaaacccctcctggaacccccaaaacccctcccaggacccccaaagcccctcctgggacccccaaaacccctcctgggacccccaaaacccctcccaagtcccccaaagcccctcccgggacccccagccctgtcccacacCTCCCTCTATCCCCCCCAGCCTCCAGcctcccccccagaccccccagccccccaaccTTGCTCCAGCCTGGCCGCCGCAGCCCGAAGGgtccccccggtgccccccgaGTCCGTGGGGGTCCCGGGCCGGGAGCcccccctggagctgctgcccgAGGCCCTGCGCTCCCGTTTGGGGGGGGTCTTCTTCTTCTGAggggggagaggaagaggaagggctCAGGGGGTGTCCAGTTCCCCCGTGGGACCCCCGGAGGGAGGAGACCCCCCCTCACCGCCATGAAGAGCGCCGAGGACGTTTCGCTGTCGATGTCGCTCTCCTCCGACGTCTGCGACTCGTCGCTGCTTTCTGGGGGTTTGATCCCGTCACAATCCCGCTTTTCTGGCTGTTTCCCCCCGATTCCCGCTGCGGGGAGGGGTCTTacccctctttttcttcttctcctgggGGGTGGGGGTcgcttttccctcctcttcctcctccttctcctctgccttctcctcctcGCTCTCCTCGCTGCTCTCGCTCGCCTCGTCGATGCCTTTGTCAGGGGGGATCCTGAGGATCctggaccccaaaaatcccacccttggaccccaaaaatcccccccttggaccccaaaccccctcaggaaTTAAGAATGGGGTCCCAAGCCCGTCCCCAACTCCACCTTTTgggccttcctcctcctccttgggCGCTTTGGCTTTGCCCGTCTCTTCCTCgccggagctgctgcaggacaaggaggggattggggagcacaggaggggcttggtgggatttggggatccctgcgggggttctgggggtcccaggggggatttcagcatccctgggggggtctgggggggacgCTTTAGGTGGGAAGTGCGGTTGGGAGCATCACAGGGggtccccacccccccaaaatccctcccaaaaatCACAAGCCCCCCACTGTggtccccaaaatccacccagaaactcccaaacccacccaggaccccccaaaaccccccccaaggacccccagaacgcccccagccccacctggagCCGTCAGACATGTAATCCACCTCCTGGCCCTCGAAGTCGCCGTCGTCGCTGTCCTCGAGGGCTTCGTCCTCAGAGcccttcctgcccttcctcctcttcctcttgggGTGCCCCCCGGCAGCCTTCGGCCTCGCCGCCTTCTCCCCTGGGGGTTCCAGGGGTCTGAGGGGCTTttggggggacctgggggggATTCTGTGCCTCTGGGGCATTTGAGAGGCAcctctggatttggggtggtttggggggattcaggggagggtttgggggctTTAGGGGGGATTTCTGTGGGGTTTtaggcagattttggggtcccctcctCACTCTCGGTGTCTCCTCTCAGaacagggatattttggggggatttgggggggttttggagATGTGAGGAGGATTTGAGGgggtttctgtggggttttggagatgtgaggaggatttgagggggattctgtgggattttggagaggtgtgaggaggatttgggggcacTTTGAgggggattctgtgggattttggagatgtgaggaggatttgagggggattctgtggggttttggagatgtgaggaggatttgagggggattctgtggggttttggagatgtgaggaggatttgagggggattctgtggggttttggagatgtgaggaggatttgagggggattctgtggggttttggagatgtgaggaggatttgagggggattctgtggggttttggagatgtgaggaggatttgagggggattctgtggggttttggagatgtgaggaggatttggggggattctgtgggattttggagatgtgaggaggatttgaggggatttctgtgggattttggagatgtgaggaggatttgagggggattctgtgggattttggagatgtGAGGAGGATTTGAGGGCACTTTGAgggggattctgtgggattttggagatgtgaggaggatttgaggggatttctctgggattttggagagatgtgaggaggatttgagggggattctgtggggttttggagatgtgaggaggatttgagggggattctgtgggattttggagatgtGAGGAGGATTTGAGGGCACTTTGAGGGggtttctgtgggattttggagatgtgaggaggatttgagggggattctgtgggattttggagatgtgaggaggatttgagggggattctgtgggattttggagatgtgaggaggatttggggggatttctgtgggattttggagatgtGAGGAGGATTTTAGAGGGATTCTCTGGGATTTTGGAGAGATGTGAGGAGGATTTGAGGgggtttctgtggggttttggagATGTGAGGAGGATTTGAGGGGGATTCTGTGGGGTTCTGGAGATGTGAGgaggatttgaggggatttCTCTGGGGTTTTGGAGATGTGAGGAGGATTTGAgggggattctgtgggattttggagatgtgaggaggatttgagggggattctgtgggattttggagatgtgaggaggatttgagggggattctgtgggattttggagagatgtgaggaggatttgggggcacTTTGAGGGggtttctgtgggattttggagatgtgaggaggatttgggggggattctgtggggttttggagatgtgaggaggatttgaggggatttctgtggggttttggagatgtgaggaggatttgagggggatttggggggattttggagatgtgaggaggatttgagggggtttctgtggggttttggagatgtgaggaggatttgagggggattctctgggattttggagatgtgaggaggatttgagggggattctctgggattttggagatgtgaggaggatttggggggatttctgtgggattttggagatgtGAGGAGGATTTGAGGGGGATTCTCTGGGGTTTTGGAGATGTGAAGAGGATTTGAGGGGgattctgtggggttttggagatgtgaggaggatttgggggcacTTTGAGGGGgattctgtggggttttggagatgtgaggaggatttgggggcacTTTGAGGGggtttctgtgggattttggagatgtgaggaggatttgaggggatttctctgggattttggagagatgtgaggaggatttgagggggatttggggggatttctgtgggattttggagatgtGAGGAGGATTTGAGGGCACTTTGAgggggattctgtgggattttggagatgtGAGGAGGATTTGAGGGGGTTTCTGTGAGATTTTGGAGATGTGAGGaggatttgagggggatttggggggattttggagatgtgaggaggatttgaggggatttctgtgggattttggagatgtgaggaggatttgagggggattctctgggattttggagatgtgaggaggatttgagggggattctgtgggattttggagagatgtgaggaggatttgaggggatttctctgggattttggagatgtgaggaggatttgagggggtttctgtggg
The sequence above is a segment of the Poecile atricapillus isolate bPoeAtr1 unplaced genomic scaffold, bPoeAtr1.hap1 scaffold_243, whole genome shotgun sequence genome. Coding sequences within it:
- the LOC131574316 gene encoding persephin-like → MSQGGAGKSLPPSNLRGFFGPSPSAPHKFPRGRFSEGGGSGWRGWDAPAPSSSSSSSSSSSSCPGPAAPPPAPPPAAPPCGLRSVSVGVGALGLGYPSPETVVFRYCGGGCPAPPTLHGLALGAVLGPGGPGGGPCCRPTRYEDVAFLDSGLRWQRLPRLSAGACACLG
- the LOC131574322 gene encoding general transcription factor IIF subunit 1-like isoform X1; amino-acid sequence: MASLGSSSQVVTEYVVRVPKNTPKRYNIMAFNSADRVTLSTWAQARMERDMSNKRIYAEEELPESGAGSEFHRKLREEARRKKYGIVLREFRAEDQPWLLRVNGKSGRKFRGVKKGGVTENASYYVFTQCPDGAFEAFPVRNWYNFTPLARHRTLTAEEAEEEWERRNKVLNHFSIMQQRRLRDQDEEEEDKDKGRKAPGKGGGLRIHDLEEDLELSSEESEGSEAEGEKAARPKAAGGHPKRKRRKGRKGSEDEALEDSDDGDFEGQEVDYMSDGSSSSGEEETGKAKAPKEEEEGPKGIDEASESSEESEEEKAEEKEEEEEGKATPTPQEKKKKRESSDESQTSEESDIDSETSSALFMAKKKTPPKRERRASGSSSRGGSRPGTPTDSGGTGGTLRAAAARLEQGRRPTPGGSEPPPQKRLKAEPGPPSGKSTPQPHSGKSTPSSGEVQLTEEAVRRYLSRKPMTTKDLLKKFQTKRTGLSSDATVNALAQLLKRLDPERKLIADKMHFFLKE
- the LOC131574322 gene encoding general transcription factor IIF subunit 1-like isoform X2, with the protein product MASLGSSSQVVTEYVVRVPKNTPKRYNIMAFNSADRVTLSTWAQARMERDMSNKRIYAEEELPESGAGSEFHRKLREEARRKKYGIVLREFRAEDQPWLLRVNGKSGRKFRGVKKGGVTENASYYVFTQCPDGAFEAFPVRNWYNFTPLARHRTLTAEEAEEEWERRNKVLNHFSIMQQRRLRDQDEEEEDKDKGRKAPGKGGGLRIHDLEEDLELSSEESEGSEAEGEKAARPKAAGGHPKRKRRKGRKGSEDEALEDSDDGDFEGQEVDYMSDGSSSGEEETGKAKAPKEEEEGPKGIDEASESSEESEEEKAEEKEEEEEGKATPTPQEKKKKRESSDESQTSEESDIDSETSSALFMAKKKTPPKRERRASGSSSRGGSRPGTPTDSGGTGGTLRAAAARLEQGRRPTPGGSEPPPQKRLKAEPGPPSGKSTPQPHSGKSTPSSGEVQLTEEAVRRYLSRKPMTTKDLLKKFQTKRTGLSSDATVNALAQLLKRLDPERKLIADKMHFFLKE
- the ALKBH7 gene encoding alpha-ketoglutarate-dependent dioxygenase alkB homolog 7, mitochondrial, with amino-acid sequence MHRARGLCGPGLSAALGGSRALSGGPGPGSGGPGPGSGGPGPGSGGPARGLGPEAEADPALLRSSSPELSRRLRGLALVRGGFVSAAEAAELLREVEPGLGRGRYQSDHWDRAISGYRETERGLRGAAGRALLLRVTPAFPARRPPRPSAHVLDLLPGGRVGPHVDSVKFCGCTIAGLSLLSPSVLRLRSLRDPQDWLELLLEPGSLYVLRGAARYEFTHEILPDEESFFGGLRVPRGRRVALIFRNDPPETPPEPLSDLPAFIEDPQDPPAPK